One segment of Pseudoalteromonas rubra DNA contains the following:
- a CDS encoding EscU/YscU/HrcU family type III secretion system export apparatus switch protein, translating to MEQKTAIGLLYEAGKSPEVVCKGFGELAEEIIALAKEKDIMIHEDATLVQTLSQLDLHEEIPKELYYVIAELIAFSYVLRGKFPPGWKHFQGKLNIKA from the coding sequence ATGGAACAAAAAACCGCCATTGGCTTATTATATGAAGCAGGTAAGTCACCCGAAGTGGTCTGTAAAGGCTTTGGCGAACTGGCTGAAGAGATCATTGCACTCGCCAAAGAAAAAGACATCATGATCCACGAAGATGCTACGCTCGTTCAGACGCTCAGTCAGCTCGACCTACACGAAGAAATCCCCAAAGAACTGTATTATGTGATTGCAGAGCTCATCGCTTTTTCCTACGTATTGCGTGGTAAATTTCCCCCAGGCTGGAAACACTTTCAGGGCAAATTGAATATCAAAGCCTGA
- a CDS encoding amidohydrolase, producing MSSHHPHLGCACCNYQLFGHAVQGDSSQSEKGVFNLDKLLIAAEHYIDDYIANKFVRPPQQHKIFFGGTIRTLENGDVTKTVEAVVIKHGQIVHTGSRDQCQSLYPDAGPEDLQGACLLPGLIEPHVHLTPTASFNAWVQLAPFRQGVESGGDGDDQYLIGRDYNKQSVCTTLIEAARELPKNRKWLLAFGVDPSQFNPITTTSADGTVSPTPWQDFTKEDLDKINDQAGRKDLCIFIMNASGHVAYVNTNALNATKQSTSGNGILLESDEIGPVIKIALEQYFLEHPKGFTDLFGNLQKIFKLALSRGVTLMWDAALGASLKNAELEILSKMATSGLAELRLGGALFYTCPDQWTKITPTKPAHYHTDWFNIANAKIVSDGSNQGLTGYQLTKYQFPDSNINDTYPNGVWNFNPPGGEADHEVESPFRVLVTELVERGWPLMIHANGTHAINNTILAYRDVLNNQEKSGLEKRHRIEHASLLSDQNLADMEYLGLSPSFLIGHVGYWGYTFKRKVFPEQPVVEHLDRTASASQHALRYTLHSDHFVSPIGPLRMMEQAVTRMMEDAPEEAYRNGHPPILNEQECATMAQALRAATYDAAWQCHMDHLIGELVVGKQADLTILDEDPLTRPAEGLRDVPVHQTWVNGRLCYPR from the coding sequence ATGTCTTCACATCATCCGCACCTTGGCTGCGCCTGTTGTAATTACCAGCTGTTTGGTCATGCAGTACAAGGGGATAGCAGCCAATCAGAAAAAGGGGTTTTCAATCTCGATAAACTACTGATTGCCGCAGAGCATTATATCGATGATTACATTGCCAATAAGTTTGTCAGGCCACCCCAGCAACACAAGATTTTTTTCGGTGGTACCATCCGGACACTTGAAAACGGCGATGTAACCAAGACCGTTGAAGCGGTGGTCATCAAGCATGGTCAGATTGTCCACACGGGCAGTCGGGATCAATGTCAAAGCCTGTACCCAGACGCTGGTCCGGAAGACTTACAGGGGGCGTGTCTACTACCCGGACTGATAGAACCCCATGTCCACCTGACACCGACAGCCTCCTTTAACGCCTGGGTGCAGCTGGCACCGTTCAGACAAGGGGTTGAAAGTGGCGGAGATGGTGACGACCAATATCTGATAGGCAGGGACTACAACAAACAGTCGGTATGCACGACTTTGATTGAAGCCGCCCGGGAGTTGCCAAAAAACCGTAAATGGCTGTTAGCTTTTGGCGTCGATCCCAGTCAATTCAATCCCATTACGACAACGTCTGCTGACGGAACAGTGAGTCCAACTCCCTGGCAGGACTTCACAAAAGAAGACCTGGATAAAATCAATGATCAGGCTGGCAGAAAAGACCTGTGCATTTTTATTATGAATGCATCCGGCCACGTTGCTTACGTCAATACCAATGCACTGAATGCAACCAAGCAATCCACGAGTGGAAACGGTATATTGCTGGAATCAGATGAGATAGGTCCGGTCATTAAAATTGCTCTGGAACAGTACTTTTTGGAGCACCCTAAAGGTTTTACGGACCTATTTGGTAATCTACAAAAGATTTTTAAACTCGCGTTGTCAAGGGGCGTAACCCTGATGTGGGATGCCGCGCTCGGTGCGTCTTTAAAAAATGCGGAACTGGAGATATTGAGCAAGATGGCCACCAGTGGCCTTGCCGAGTTACGACTGGGCGGTGCATTGTTTTATACCTGCCCCGATCAGTGGACTAAGATCACCCCAACCAAACCTGCCCATTACCATACAGACTGGTTCAATATTGCTAATGCAAAAATCGTCAGTGATGGGTCTAATCAGGGTCTGACCGGGTATCAGCTTACCAAGTATCAATTCCCGGACAGCAATATCAATGACACTTACCCCAATGGTGTATGGAATTTCAACCCGCCCGGAGGCGAAGCGGATCATGAAGTAGAGTCTCCATTCAGGGTCCTTGTGACCGAATTAGTCGAGCGGGGCTGGCCGTTGATGATCCACGCCAATGGAACGCATGCCATAAACAATACCATCCTGGCTTATCGTGATGTACTCAACAACCAGGAAAAATCAGGCCTAGAAAAACGCCACCGTATCGAGCACGCTTCTTTACTGAGTGACCAAAACTTAGCCGATATGGAATACCTTGGGCTGTCACCGAGCTTCTTGATCGGGCATGTGGGTTACTGGGGTTACACTTTCAAGCGTAAAGTGTTTCCTGAGCAGCCAGTGGTTGAACACCTGGACCGTACAGCCTCCGCTAGCCAGCACGCACTTCGCTATACCCTACACAGTGACCATTTTGTCTCTCCTATTGGACCACTGCGTATGATGGAACAAGCGGTAACCCGCATGATGGAAGACGCCCCGGAAGAGGCCTATCGAAATGGTCACCCACCTATCCTCAATGAGCAGGAGTGTGCAACTATGGCGCAGGCACTGCGTGCCGCAACCTATGATGCCGCCTGGCAATGTCATATGGATCACCTGATTGGGGAGCTGGTCGTGGGTAAACAAGCCGATCTGACGATACTTGATGAAGATCCCTTAACACGTCCCGCCGAAGGGCTGAGGGATGTGCCAGTTCATCAGACCTGGGTGAATGGCCGACTGTGTTATCCGCGCTAA
- a CDS encoding flagellar hook-length control protein FliK, producing MNKPTISIQNNANLATSQLNERGSSANPTLAAEQTFNARNLVIKPDSIQMEVTIDGRWQGVRLASQSQLQQPLKLPEAEVKLSADGTLLTVSTPELKLQIKPAQTLLSLLSLIKGLGSQSALQLDAQLKGGNQATLILDKIGLALPVPPALADLLKQENKLVANLSTRQNTLLLQIFNAFGDELMKAPVSKHKLTSLLAQLGNQEQPKIKLGRNSATLQLANQQVEVKTPHSESGLKLNSWFNAQLKAQPDGLQIGVAKQSTQVKLNTSLQQALPNLATHRFAADLEQATSTAAGSKSTLNYDKPLLNVSMTDIKQTVKQAIGQWLSRPFFNATPAHSANSTPLTQATTQAPQAKPQSPSAALPQMTANNTALVLKSMTPVHSQPLLQLLDSVEQVFTNITKASHTKDNFLAPSTAAKNTPAAERGVPPTPTTSPQSKSTQASPQTTAALSSTAPATETKNPPTSGHSVNDKPVTPAPPAASASNAFTQRLALLQQVFSAVVPQQSKPYNAQQIINPQVQQAMALAEGATDKPVKAEIPGKPLEHLQGQMSQTKAEQLATAKPSLSLPIAQILSKTLRQAEAAPNQSGPPLQQQLSETLSATQQFRNPQSADLMRLVHQAFSKMMDETRHSPEQVSHELFARLPALASQLQPALPNSSFAQALDKLIVTLLGTQLAAKTQTMTPQTSIEQRVAALVETLQPGTKLSAPSQFIQAVTQQAQSSLMDDLALLQNNLATNAGPAPLAQKFDSESQLLINLFMPLKLPQECRQSELQIGKYKKPAKANMPEKQVWFVRLNFDYAKLGQLSVQAELMDKAVDCEIVGDSPSVCQLAQPHLDALRSKLAAHGLQVGEIELREDASQVKRFYDSHAIVSIQV from the coding sequence ATGAATAAGCCGACGATTTCTATTCAAAACAATGCAAATTTAGCCACTTCACAGCTTAATGAGCGCGGTTCATCAGCAAACCCCACCCTGGCAGCTGAGCAAACCTTCAATGCGCGCAACCTGGTAATAAAACCCGACAGCATTCAGATGGAAGTCACCATAGATGGTCGCTGGCAAGGCGTACGACTGGCGAGCCAGAGCCAGTTACAGCAGCCACTCAAACTCCCTGAAGCCGAAGTAAAACTCAGCGCTGACGGTACCTTACTGACGGTCAGCACCCCGGAATTAAAACTGCAAATAAAACCCGCGCAAACGTTACTGAGCCTGTTAAGTTTGATCAAAGGGCTGGGTAGCCAAAGCGCCTTACAGCTCGACGCACAACTCAAAGGCGGCAATCAGGCGACTTTAATACTGGACAAAATTGGTCTGGCGTTGCCCGTTCCCCCGGCCCTGGCTGACTTACTCAAACAGGAAAATAAACTCGTCGCGAATCTGAGTACCCGGCAGAATACCCTGCTGCTACAAATTTTTAATGCCTTCGGTGATGAGCTGATGAAAGCACCAGTAAGTAAACACAAACTTACTTCTTTACTTGCCCAACTTGGTAACCAGGAACAGCCCAAGATTAAACTGGGTCGCAACAGTGCGACACTCCAGCTTGCCAACCAGCAGGTTGAAGTAAAAACCCCACATTCAGAGAGTGGACTGAAACTTAATAGCTGGTTTAACGCCCAGTTAAAAGCACAACCTGACGGGTTGCAAATCGGTGTTGCTAAGCAGTCAACACAGGTTAAGCTGAACACATCGTTGCAACAGGCCTTGCCCAACCTGGCCACACACCGTTTTGCCGCAGATCTGGAGCAGGCAACCAGCACCGCCGCAGGATCCAAGTCGACACTGAATTACGACAAACCTTTACTCAATGTGTCGATGACAGACATAAAACAGACGGTTAAACAAGCCATAGGTCAGTGGCTGTCACGGCCCTTTTTCAATGCAACACCCGCTCACTCAGCTAACAGCACGCCTCTAACACAGGCCACCACGCAAGCGCCACAAGCCAAACCTCAATCACCCAGCGCTGCTTTGCCCCAGATGACCGCAAATAATACCGCCCTGGTTCTGAAAAGTATGACGCCGGTACACAGTCAGCCTTTATTGCAGCTGCTTGATAGCGTAGAGCAAGTATTTACTAACATAACAAAGGCAAGCCACACTAAAGACAACTTCCTTGCACCGTCTACTGCAGCCAAAAACACTCCAGCTGCTGAACGCGGCGTGCCGCCGACACCAACAACCAGCCCTCAAAGCAAGTCGACTCAAGCATCACCGCAAACGACTGCGGCATTAAGCAGCACGGCCCCTGCCACAGAGACTAAAAACCCGCCAACCTCGGGTCACTCTGTAAATGACAAACCGGTGACCCCAGCCCCGCCTGCGGCCTCAGCGTCAAACGCCTTTACCCAGCGCCTGGCACTGCTACAGCAGGTATTTTCGGCTGTCGTTCCTCAGCAGTCAAAACCGTACAATGCCCAGCAGATAATCAACCCACAAGTACAACAAGCTATGGCTTTAGCTGAAGGTGCAACTGATAAGCCTGTTAAAGCTGAGATACCAGGCAAACCCCTTGAGCACCTGCAAGGCCAGATGAGTCAGACAAAGGCAGAGCAACTGGCCACAGCAAAGCCCAGTTTATCTTTGCCTATTGCCCAGATCCTGAGTAAAACCTTACGCCAGGCTGAGGCAGCCCCAAATCAATCGGGCCCACCGCTGCAGCAGCAGCTCAGTGAAACCCTGTCAGCAACCCAGCAATTTCGTAACCCACAGTCTGCCGACCTGATGCGCCTGGTCCATCAGGCCTTCAGTAAGATGATGGACGAAACACGACACTCACCAGAGCAAGTGAGTCATGAGCTATTTGCCCGGCTTCCTGCTTTGGCCAGTCAGCTTCAACCTGCCCTGCCCAACAGTAGCTTTGCACAAGCGCTGGACAAGCTCATAGTAACCTTATTGGGCACCCAACTTGCAGCCAAAACTCAGACTATGACGCCGCAAACCAGCATAGAGCAGCGCGTTGCCGCGTTGGTTGAAACGCTGCAACCCGGCACCAAGCTCTCTGCGCCCAGTCAGTTTATTCAGGCGGTAACTCAACAGGCACAGTCAAGCCTGATGGACGACCTGGCACTGCTGCAAAACAACCTGGCTACGAATGCCGGCCCGGCACCGTTGGCACAGAAATTTGACAGCGAGAGCCAGTTGCTGATCAACTTGTTTATGCCGCTCAAATTGCCACAGGAATGTCGCCAAAGTGAGCTACAGATTGGCAAATACAAGAAACCGGCCAAAGCCAATATGCCGGAAAAACAAGTCTGGTTTGTGCGGCTCAACTTTGATTACGCTAAACTCGGCCAGTTAAGCGTTCAGGCTGAGTTGATGGACAAAGCCGTTGACTGTGAGATAGTGGGCGACAGCCCCTCTGTCTGCCAGCTGGCACAGCCGCATCTGGATGCACTGCGTAGCAAACTTGCCGCACATGGTCTGCAGGTTGGTGAAATCGAATTGCGCGAAGATGCCTCGCAGGTAAAGCGCTTTTACGACAGCCATGCCATCGTCAGTATTCAGGTGTAA
- the ccmA gene encoding cytochrome c biogenesis heme-transporting ATPase CcmA, whose amino-acid sequence MLEIKSVTCVKQDRCLFESLSFSLQAGQIMQVEGPNGAGKTSLLRIIAGFARADEGQICFEGQDISRDYDTFAESLLFIGHKTGVNQQLTAYENVQYWLQVHGYGADEEEVYPLLGQLGLVGLEDVPVRTLSAGQQRRVALVRLWLNKARLWILDEPFTALDKKGVALLQRQFESHLANGGAILLTTHQDLTTQFSSLKTLALEYRH is encoded by the coding sequence TTGCTAGAGATAAAGTCCGTCACGTGTGTTAAACAGGACCGCTGTTTGTTTGAGTCATTGAGTTTTTCGCTTCAGGCGGGTCAAATCATGCAAGTTGAAGGCCCAAATGGTGCAGGTAAAACGTCTTTATTACGTATCATTGCGGGTTTCGCCCGAGCCGACGAAGGTCAAATCTGTTTTGAAGGCCAGGATATCAGTCGCGATTACGACACATTCGCTGAGTCCTTGCTGTTTATCGGTCATAAAACCGGGGTGAATCAGCAATTAACGGCCTACGAAAACGTGCAATATTGGTTGCAGGTACATGGCTACGGGGCTGACGAAGAGGAAGTCTATCCCTTATTAGGTCAGCTTGGACTGGTGGGTTTGGAAGATGTTCCGGTACGAACCCTTTCGGCGGGACAGCAACGCCGGGTTGCACTGGTCAGGCTGTGGCTTAACAAGGCCCGCTTGTGGATCCTTGATGAGCCCTTCACTGCACTCGATAAAAAAGGCGTGGCACTGCTGCAACGGCAGTTTGAATCGCATCTTGCAAATGGCGGCGCCATTTTACTGACGACCCACCAGGATCTGACAACTCAGTTCAGCTCCCTGAAAACCCTGGCTCTGGAGTACCGCCATTAA
- the ccmB gene encoding heme exporter protein CcmB, translated as MKVEHSYWHLFVAVYRKDVTLAFRQRAEIVNPLLFFLIVISLFPLAIGPEPALLGRMAAGIIWVAALLSTMLGLDKLFRDDYADGSLEQMIASPYPLSLSVLAKVAAHWTITGLPMVLMAPLFALLMNLDSQALGATILTLLIGTPLLSFIGAIGAALTVGLQKGGILMSLLVLPLYIPVLIFATSAIDTASMSVAYGGQLAILGAMLAVAIVTAPIAISSALRVSVS; from the coding sequence ATGAAGGTTGAGCATTCTTATTGGCATTTATTTGTCGCTGTTTATCGTAAAGACGTGACTTTGGCGTTCCGTCAACGTGCCGAAATCGTTAACCCTCTTCTGTTTTTTCTGATAGTCATTTCGTTATTTCCGTTGGCAATTGGACCCGAACCGGCCTTGCTGGGGCGTATGGCTGCAGGTATCATTTGGGTAGCCGCGTTACTGTCTACCATGTTGGGTTTGGACAAGTTATTTCGCGATGATTATGCCGATGGATCGCTGGAGCAAATGATTGCTTCACCATATCCTTTGTCTTTGTCTGTGCTGGCTAAAGTTGCCGCACACTGGACCATCACCGGATTGCCTATGGTGCTGATGGCACCTTTGTTTGCGCTGTTGATGAATCTCGACAGCCAGGCGCTGGGCGCAACCATTCTGACTTTGTTGATTGGAACGCCTTTATTAAGTTTTATCGGTGCCATTGGCGCCGCGTTAACCGTGGGTTTGCAAAAAGGGGGCATTCTGATGAGTCTGCTTGTTTTACCTTTGTATATTCCGGTTCTGATTTTCGCAACCTCTGCCATTGATACCGCCAGTATGTCGGTCGCTTATGGCGGACAACTTGCGATCCTTGGTGCCATGCTGGCTGTTGCCATAGTCACGGCACCAATTGCTATATCGTCAGCTTTAAGAGTGAGTGTAAGTTAA
- a CDS encoding heme ABC transporter permease, with the protein MWKWLHPYAKAERAYQLCNTLLPYFVTVTAVCIAVGWIWGLAFAPADYQQKDSYRIIFIHVPSAILSMGAYSSMAIAAIVALVWQIRNAELAVVAIAPVGAAMTAIALITGAAWGKPMWGAWWVWDARLTSELILLFLYFGVLSLYHAFEDKKSGGRAACILAIVGVINLPIIHFSVEWWNTLHQGSTITKFDTSAIDPSMLWPLLINILGFAAFVGALSLVRLKNEILQVEKHRPWVRQLVSRG; encoded by the coding sequence ATGTGGAAGTGGTTACATCCCTATGCCAAAGCGGAGCGTGCTTACCAATTGTGTAACACCTTGCTTCCGTACTTTGTTACCGTAACGGCGGTGTGTATCGCCGTCGGATGGATCTGGGGCCTGGCATTTGCCCCAGCAGATTATCAGCAAAAGGACAGCTATCGCATTATCTTTATCCACGTGCCTTCGGCTATTTTGTCTATGGGTGCGTATTCTTCTATGGCCATTGCTGCGATTGTTGCCCTGGTCTGGCAGATCCGTAATGCCGAACTCGCTGTGGTTGCGATTGCGCCAGTTGGTGCAGCTATGACCGCCATTGCACTTATCACCGGTGCTGCCTGGGGTAAACCTATGTGGGGTGCCTGGTGGGTATGGGATGCACGTTTAACCTCTGAGTTAATTCTGCTGTTTTTGTACTTCGGGGTATTGTCTTTATATCACGCTTTTGAAGACAAGAAGTCTGGCGGCAGAGCGGCCTGTATTCTGGCCATTGTTGGGGTGATTAACCTGCCAATTATTCATTTTTCTGTTGAGTGGTGGAACACCTTGCATCAGGGTTCAACCATCACCAAGTTTGATACGTCAGCCATCGATCCGTCTATGTTATGGCCGTTACTTATCAATATTTTAGGATTTGCTGCATTTGTCGGGGCACTGTCACTGGTACGCCTTAAAAATGAGATCCTTCAGGTCGAGAAGCACCGCCCCTGGGTGCGTCAGCTGGTTAGTCGAGGTTAA
- the ccmD gene encoding heme exporter protein CcmD: MQFESLSDFFHMGGYAFYVWLSFGSCAFILLGLVWASLNDAKRIKREVAAQIKREARIKQAREEEVKA, from the coding sequence ATGCAGTTTGAATCTTTGAGTGACTTTTTTCATATGGGTGGTTACGCCTTTTATGTGTGGCTGTCTTTTGGCAGTTGTGCCTTTATCTTGCTGGGATTAGTGTGGGCGTCGCTAAATGATGCCAAGCGCATTAAGCGTGAAGTAGCAGCACAAATTAAGCGTGAAGCGCGCATCAAGCAGGCTCGCGAAGAGGAGGTAAAAGCATGA
- the ccmE gene encoding cytochrome c maturation protein CcmE, with protein sequence MNPRRKKRLFAVVAVIFGIGSAVGLTLYALQENINLFYTPSELIEGKGPEKELPYIGQKLRIGGMVVPGSVDRVETSLDVTFKLIDTGPMVTIKYHGILPDLFREGQGIVAQGTLVEPNVIEAFEVLAKHDEEYMPAEIAEAVKGIKHEKPKYNLNSEN encoded by the coding sequence ATGAACCCAAGACGTAAAAAACGCCTGTTTGCCGTTGTAGCCGTGATCTTTGGGATCGGCTCTGCCGTAGGTCTGACCCTGTATGCGTTGCAGGAAAACATCAATCTTTTCTATACGCCCAGTGAGCTAATTGAAGGTAAAGGGCCAGAGAAAGAGCTGCCTTATATCGGGCAAAAACTGCGCATCGGCGGTATGGTTGTGCCAGGGAGTGTCGATCGAGTTGAAACGTCTCTGGATGTGACCTTCAAGCTCATCGATACTGGTCCTATGGTAACCATTAAATACCACGGCATTTTACCTGACTTGTTCCGTGAAGGTCAGGGGATTGTAGCGCAGGGGACACTGGTTGAACCTAACGTCATTGAAGCATTTGAAGTGTTGGCAAAGCACGATGAAGAGTATATGCCAGCTGAAATCGCTGAGGCAGTGAAAGGGATCAAGCATGAAAAACCTAAGTATAATTTAAACAGCGAGAACTAA
- a CDS encoding heme lyase CcmF/NrfE family subunit, whose amino-acid sequence MIPEIGYFSLVLAMGLSLLLCIFPLWGAYTGNLRLMRTAPSLAVGQCLLVLFSFGVLIYITLTDDFTVAYVAHHSSSTLPWYYKVTSTWGGHEGAILLWLVMQASWTALVAMMSKSLPWVLRARVLGVLGFLGVGFMLYTLWMSSPFERLLPYYPVEGRDLNPLLQDPGMIIHPPLLYMGYVGLSVSFSFAIAALLTGKLDNTWAKWSRPWTMAAWGFLTLGITIGSWWAYAELGWGGWWFWDPVENASLMPWLVATALLHSLAITEKRGVFKSWTVLLAIAAFSLCLLGTFIVRSGIIVSVHAFATDPDRGLFILSFLALVVGGSLALYGLRVSQVYSEGRYKLVSREVGLWVNNIFLVVATLIVLLGTLLPMIHKELGLGSISIGVPFFNQMFAILIVPFAILMGMAPMLRWKQNKLPPLAKKWAGIFVATIVITSAWLFSSFDEISTLTYLATALAVWICIATVVDLVEKVSVHPSTAQGLKRLGMSYWAMVLGHVGIAFVIASVTLTSAYSVERSVVMKKGETATLNDYEYRFEGVNEIRGPNYGGHAGEVTVFKDGEYVTLLHAEKRLYDVGMQFMTEAAIDDGFFRDLYLALGESMGNGAWSLRIYHKPYVRWMWLGGILISVAGFIVLADKRYRRRKQTSVEHA is encoded by the coding sequence ATGATCCCTGAGATAGGTTATTTTTCATTAGTTCTGGCCATGGGCCTGAGCCTGCTGTTGTGTATTTTTCCTCTCTGGGGTGCTTATACCGGCAACTTGCGCCTGATGCGCACAGCCCCTTCGCTGGCTGTGGGTCAGTGCTTGCTGGTGTTGTTCTCTTTTGGTGTACTGATTTACATCACATTGACTGATGACTTTACCGTTGCTTATGTAGCGCATCATTCTTCCAGCACACTGCCTTGGTACTACAAAGTCACTTCGACCTGGGGAGGCCATGAAGGCGCGATCCTGTTGTGGTTGGTGATGCAGGCGAGCTGGACCGCACTGGTTGCTATGATGTCTAAGTCCTTGCCTTGGGTGCTGCGGGCGCGCGTACTGGGCGTGCTGGGCTTCCTGGGTGTTGGCTTCATGCTCTACACCTTGTGGATGTCGAGCCCGTTTGAGCGACTACTACCTTATTATCCGGTTGAAGGCCGTGACCTCAACCCTCTATTGCAAGACCCGGGGATGATCATTCACCCACCTCTGCTTTATATGGGCTATGTGGGATTATCTGTGTCTTTCTCTTTTGCTATCGCAGCCCTTTTGACAGGCAAGCTGGACAATACCTGGGCTAAATGGTCGCGCCCCTGGACAATGGCAGCATGGGGTTTCTTAACCTTAGGTATTACCATCGGCAGCTGGTGGGCTTATGCAGAGCTTGGCTGGGGCGGCTGGTGGTTCTGGGATCCGGTTGAAAATGCTTCTTTAATGCCCTGGTTGGTTGCAACCGCGTTATTACACTCTCTGGCTATAACAGAGAAGCGAGGCGTATTTAAGTCCTGGACTGTTTTATTAGCCATCGCGGCCTTTAGCTTATGTCTGTTAGGCACTTTTATCGTTCGTTCCGGCATTATTGTTTCTGTACACGCTTTTGCGACAGACCCGGATCGTGGTTTGTTTATTTTATCTTTCCTCGCCTTAGTGGTTGGCGGCAGTTTGGCACTGTACGGGCTGCGCGTCAGTCAGGTTTACAGCGAAGGTCGTTATAAGCTTGTATCACGTGAAGTCGGGTTATGGGTGAATAATATTTTCCTGGTTGTGGCAACATTGATTGTATTACTGGGTACGTTATTACCCATGATCCATAAAGAGTTGGGGCTGGGGTCAATCTCCATTGGTGTGCCGTTCTTTAATCAGATGTTTGCGATTTTGATTGTGCCGTTTGCCATCTTAATGGGTATGGCGCCCATGCTGCGCTGGAAACAGAACAAGTTGCCACCTCTGGCTAAAAAGTGGGCGGGTATTTTTGTTGCGACCATAGTGATCACCAGTGCCTGGTTGTTCTCCAGCTTTGATGAAATCAGCACGCTGACCTATCTGGCTACGGCATTGGCGGTGTGGATCTGTATCGCCACGGTAGTCGACCTGGTGGAAAAAGTCAGTGTTCACCCAAGTACAGCACAGGGCCTGAAGCGTCTGGGCATGAGCTATTGGGCTATGGTGCTGGGCCATGTAGGTATCGCGTTTGTGATTGCCAGTGTGACTCTGACCTCTGCTTATTCAGTAGAGCGCTCAGTGGTGATGAAAAAAGGTGAAACCGCAACGCTCAATGACTACGAGTATCGCTTTGAAGGGGTGAACGAGATCCGTGGCCCTAACTATGGTGGTCATGCTGGCGAAGTCACCGTATTTAAAGACGGTGAGTACGTGACCTTACTACACGCAGAAAAGCGCTTGTACGATGTGGGTATGCAATTTATGACTGAAGCTGCGATTGACGATGGTTTCTTCCGCGACTTGTATCTGGCGCTGGGAGAATCTATGGGCAATGGTGCCTGGTCACTGCGTATCTATCACAAGCCTTATGTTCGCTGGATGTGGCTGGGTGGTATCCTTATCTCCGTGGCTGGTTTCATTGTTCTGGCTGATAAACGTTATCGTCGTCGCAAGCAAACCTCTGTGGAGCATGCATAA
- a CDS encoding redoxin family protein has product MNKKFLGLAPLLIFVLLCVFLYQGLFGNPRELQTGRLGQTMPAFELPDLMDEQKRWTDQDLLGEVYLLNVWGTWCPTCIAELGYLTELREQGVRIIGLYYEQAYDPDFGDQFDINYLRTDVQQMLARAGDPYQFNILDLERTLALDLGVSGAPETFLVDKNGKIILHHTGDINPRVWRSKFAPAIQELQP; this is encoded by the coding sequence ATGAACAAAAAGTTTTTAGGCCTGGCGCCACTACTGATTTTTGTGTTGCTGTGCGTGTTCTTGTATCAGGGCTTGTTTGGCAATCCAAGAGAGCTGCAAACCGGCCGACTGGGCCAGACTATGCCTGCGTTTGAGTTGCCAGACTTGATGGATGAACAAAAACGCTGGACAGATCAGGACTTGCTGGGCGAGGTTTACCTGCTGAACGTATGGGGCACCTGGTGCCCAACCTGTATTGCGGAGCTTGGTTACCTTACCGAGCTGCGCGAGCAGGGCGTGCGGATCATTGGCTTATACTACGAGCAAGCCTATGATCCCGATTTTGGCGATCAGTTTGATATCAACTACCTGCGTACCGATGTCCAGCAAATGCTGGCGCGAGCAGGGGACCCTTATCAGTTTAATATTCTGGATTTGGAGCGCACTTTAGCGCTGGATTTAGGGGTTTCCGGCGCACCGGAAACTTTCCTGGTAGACAAAAACGGTAAGATCATTTTGCACCACACTGGCGATATTAATCCTCGGGTATGGCGCAGCAAATTTGCTCCGGCAATTCAGGAGTTGCAACCATGA
- a CDS encoding cytochrome c-type biogenesis protein: MKKLMLALALLAGLWSLSANAVEDKYQFKDAEREQTFKELVQELRCPKCQNQNIADSDAVVAKDLRDRVLDMVHEGKSKQEVIDFMIDRYGYFVHYQPPVTPATIVLWVMPVVILVLGFGFIVFRQKKAARKQSWSPEDEQKLAELIKQSQRKERTS; encoded by the coding sequence ATGAAAAAACTAATGCTGGCATTGGCATTACTGGCTGGCCTGTGGTCGCTCAGTGCCAATGCTGTTGAAGATAAGTACCAGTTCAAAGATGCGGAAAGAGAGCAAACCTTTAAAGAGCTGGTGCAGGAGCTGAGATGTCCAAAGTGTCAGAACCAGAACATAGCTGATTCTGATGCGGTGGTCGCAAAAGACCTACGTGACCGGGTTTTGGACATGGTTCATGAAGGTAAATCTAAGCAGGAAGTGATTGATTTTATGATCGATCGTTACGGCTACTTTGTTCATTACCAGCCACCCGTTACACCTGCCACGATTGTACTGTGGGTGATGCCTGTGGTGATCCTGGTGTTGGGTTTTGGTTTTATTGTATTCAGACAGAAAAAAGCAGCACGTAAACAAAGCTGGAGCCCGGAAGATGAGCAAAAGCTCGCGGAGCTTATCAAACAAAGCCAGCGTAAGGAGCGTACTTCATGA